From the Schistocerca piceifrons isolate TAMUIC-IGC-003096 chromosome 2, iqSchPice1.1, whole genome shotgun sequence genome, the window GTGACTCAAATTTATTTccatggctcacattgcagtggtgtaCAAAATGTGTCATTAAATCATTTTGCTGCAGAATATTTCTATACTGATTAGCcactacattttcatacatactgAAGAACAACAGCTTTTCTCATGATCAATACTTAAGACCAGAAGGGCTAACCAGTTCTACAGGTTTCATTAGGCATTCTTACAAGGTTATACGTCCACTATAAGTAGCATCTGTAGTGTATTCACAAGGAGATGAATGCATTCTGATACTGGCCACCATATCAGCTGTCAACTGCTACATATTGCTTATTTACATACTTAAAAACTAAGAGAGCATATAACAAAAGCTTTCAGGACTTGTGGAATTGAAATGGTTAGTTTCATATTGAATGATGGTGCTTATTGCTACTAATTCCATACCAGTTCTCATAACCAATTTAAAATTAAAGAGGACCAGTAGAAAAACTTGCAGTGTAGCAATAAAAAGATTGATTACAATTCTGAACATTTATTAACATGTGATACTGACTTCTAAGTGCACAAAAATCGCTTTAAATCAGTCTCATTATATTTCTCATCCATTCATAATTCATTAGTATTGTTGCTACTGTCTGATTCAGCAGTATCAATAATGGGAGTCCATTGGCTTCAGCATACCAGCCAAATAACTTAACCACTATGCTATGGTGGGATTTCAAAAATCAATGTATATTATTGCAGCTTTATTCATCCACTGCACTGGTCTTTAAGTGTCTTGGGTCCACAGCGAAACATAAATACTTGTGCCTCCTTTTGCACATCACAACTAATTCAAAGTATTGGGTAAATAAACTTATGTTTCAAAGTATagtaatttctttattaattattgGAAACACATTTCAATCAACTTTGTCATCAGTTCTTCAAATCTTGAGAGAAGATTGGAAATTGCAACttgcatctctctctctttctacagTCTTTTGCAATCTGTATTTCGTGATGATGACTGCCAGTGCTAAAAAAAACCTACATCAAGTAAGTAGGATCTTGCAACAAGTATCAAAACCTGCAGGGTCTTGTTACCTACTTGTGGATACTCCTGCTTCAATGTGCCCCAAAACCCTAGCAGTAATGAGGAAATTAACTTAGATTTCAATTGGAATCTGAAAAAAATATCAATAAGTTGCTCTTGTTCTTCAAAAATAAGTGTTGATGAAAGTTCtgtacataaattttaaatttacctCTTTTTAGCCAGTAGTTCCTAGTGATTTCCCAGGATTATCTTTGCAAAATTATAAACTCTGAGAGAGCTGAAGCCTGCTTATATGTCACTGTTCATGACGACAACTGGaacaaatctttatttatataGTTCTAGTACCCTTTGCCATTCTCTGAGGGCGAAGGTCTATCTGGTGCTGCCCATGATGGGCTTCATCACTTGTCAATAGATGTACTGATTTGGAACACAGAATAACATTCACTTCCCTGTGGCTACATATGCAAAATTCTGTATTAGATCGCTGAGGTAGGCAGTGACCAGATACAAAACACAAGTGGGTCAAAGCCAACTAACTTCTGCTGATCCAGAACTGGGAACATCTTGTTCACCTCTTGGGAACAGCCACACACACAGCCAGCATggggaggaaaaaaaagaaattcctGCAGTCATATAAACAGTTTTTAGTTTATTATTCTTTCCATGTCACATCCATGAATGGAGCAGGAAGCAGCTCTGTAATGTGACAGAGTATCATATGGAATAGATATACCAGACCTACCAACAATCGGATTACTGCAGCAGGTCACTATCTTGCAGCCATGTTTCATCTCGTAGTATGCTACACAGAACTCATGCCCTTTACTGCTGTCTAAAAATATGTAGTAAAAGTCTTCTTTTTGTAAATTTACTTTACAAACACAGGTTCCATCATTGGTCAAGTGTACCGTAATGGGTGTCTGTGCCTTTAAGCTGTAGCTGCCACCATCCATTCAAGAGGAACAAGCTTAAGTAAAAAGGTATCTACTggagtgatacattatttcaactTCCCCAAGAAAGCTCTTCTTACACATATCTTTAATTGGCTTCACTGCCTCTAGATACATTGACATGAAAATAAATACAGTGACAAACTGAGGTTGCAAGCCAATGTCACATTTCACTCCAGTGTTCAATTTACACAAGAAGACAAAGCACTCCTAACCTCCGTCCAAAATAACAGATAACAACAAACAGTGTGTTTGATTCCATGTGTGGCTGTATATTTGTTAGTTTAGTTCACACATCATCTTCCACAGGAGTCTGGGTACGCTTTGCATACATCTGCATCTCGGCTGCATACTTCTCCTTTGACTTCTCGTACATATCGTAGTAAACCTGTAACACAGTGCCGTGTACCAAGATATTATAACACTACTGGTATTACAGCTTACCTATGTACTTACCATAAAGAAATAATGCTTATTAAAAAAACTCCTAGCAGCAGTAAAGAGAAATTGACATAAGCAGCTGCAAGCTTGAAATAATTGTGTATTTCAGTTCCTGACCATTATACAAAATCATGTATTCTGTAGTAAAATGCACATGAAACACAGTTTATGATGTTGTCTCCACCAAtgacaacttttatttatttatttattttttttttttttttttttttttttgaaaaaattaaactTCAAAGAGCATGTTTTATGTTAAGGTTGTATCTATGACAGACACAAGGACACTAATACATAATTGTAACTAAACAACTGTTGCAAaatatcatgtatgttttaatgctTATTTAGCATCCAAATACCTTTTTATCTTCAGCTGGAAGGGTGTTCCACCGACTAGCTAACTGCCTTGTAAGTTCTTGACGAGATGTTTCTGCTTCTCCTTTTTGTTCGTGTCCTAAGCGTTCCATAACAATTGGCCGCTGTTCTTGACAAAACTGTAAGAAAGGGTTTGCTGGCCGTTTTGGAGCATTTGGATCAGCATGTTTAGTTCCTTTACGTTTTCCTGTTGAACTATTCCCAGATTTGCGACTTATCTTCTCGCTTGCTGCAGTTCCCTATAAGTACGGAAAATTTACTTATGTATAATATGATACTGAAATTACAATCAAGACAAATAATAAAGGGTTTTTACGGGTAACCTGGCCATGGTGGCAGCACCATTGTTTACACCCAAGAATCACAGAGGGGAGTGCGGGGGCGGGTTAACAATAGCATACACTCCAGTATTCTTAAAATTGGAGTGCTGTCACATGTATTTAAGTGCTGCACAATGGAGTTCCAATTTACTGCAAGACCAGAATGTAGACTATTTCTCACATTAGCCGCTCATGACACTTCGCTGATCGTATCAGTAAAACTACCTTTCTTAGTGATATTCCTCAACAATGACTGTAGATTTGTCATCTACTGTTTTGTTTGAAGCCATATTGAATGACTTTATATTTTCAGTTTCTCTGTCTGTCACCATCATGGTATCTCTCCCGTAGTAGCAATAGAaattgcacacttttttttttcctctctccatgatgcacagccCTCCAAGTCTCCTGTGTCATCACACTAAATCTAGTATCACAAAAACAGCAAATGCAAGTTGACTGTGTGGTATAGAACATAGGTGGGCAACCAGTAGCCCAGGACTGGCTTCAACCTGGCCCACGGTAAAAATCTGGGTTTCACATGAAATGAGACCTTCCTCAAAAACAGGTGCTATCCATATCAATGTGCTACCCCATAAAAATTAAAGTCATGGACACTGTAATTTTGACTTTATGCATTTGGAGCATTGCTGTCATGCTGCGACGAGGCAGCCCATGAGTAAGTACGTGAATCAGGCCCATGGGGTGCCAAAAGTTGCCCCACAAACACACGGCACAGGGGTGGGGTAGTGTATTTGGCTAATAGCCTGAAAGTCCCGTGTTTGTTGAAACATGTGTAAGGAGCCTTTGATGGCAACTGAAAAGCAACTTGAATATGATACACAAGTCACTGAAGTATCATTACATTGACAGGCTCGCACCAGAGTAGGTGACACACAACATTTATTAGCAGCAAAAACATCAGCTGTTATTTTTTCAGGTTAAGAATGAGATGCTTGACATATTAAAACTATGGATTATACTCTTTTGCAAGACTCCAGATCATTTGTATGGAATTTAGCATCAAATGGAATGATAGCATCAGTGGAATAAAGAGGAGGATGGTGCTCCcttaaaatatgaaaagttcaGCTTTCCTTGTCTCTAtgtatttttaagttttttctgcatGACAGTCCAGAGATTTCCTATTACAATCATAGAGAACTGACAACAAAACAAAACTCTTCATTCACAACAATGAAATGTTGCCTAGCATTGTTTGACAATTCTTGTCAGCCACTGCCAAGCTGCAACATTTGTTCTCAGTGAGGTGatcatgaaaaacaaataaatcGATGGCTGCTTTAGTTCACTTTATTGTAGAAGAACTGTTCTCTCATCCGCaaataattattcattcattcagccATTTACTAAAATCAAGCCCCATAAATGGAAAAGTCCTGGTTTGTGTGACAAAAGCTGTGAAGTTTGTGCAGGCAGTTTTCTTTATATTGCTCAACATATTGCAGAAATCGCTACCTGATAATACATTTATCTACATAGTAAactcaggccatgaaggcccaacagtaccgaccagctgccatgt encodes:
- the LOC124774902 gene encoding high mobility group protein B2, encoding MIVPPSNAVSDDSEDDVENAEVDIYRRKYQLLLERCEVLQQDNERLVHRIQHVKRMLRRYRRDRKFLMDCLDQHGDNWRNAYLQLSLDEPSSSATVKTEKHQSKNIERTPSTKGTAASEKISRKSGNSSTGKRKGTKHADPNAPKRPANPFLQFCQEQRPIVMERLGHEQKGEAETSRQELTRQLASRWNTLPAEDKKVYYDMYEKSKEKYAAEMQMYAKRTQTPVEDDV